The sequence below is a genomic window from Acidobacteriota bacterium.
AGTATAACTATAAAAGGACAACTTTTCCTCCTTTGTGAACTGAAGGGGAAAGACAAATCCTACCAAGATGAGAAAAAGAAGAGAAGAAAACAAAAATCTCTCTCTATCCATCTTTACTCTCCTTTAAATATAAACATTCAGCCCTCATCGGGCAGGGGGAACAACGCCCCTTTCGGCAATACCCCTTTCCCAATCGAATAAGGGCTGCCTCGAAATCGGCGAAGCGAAGGGAGACCTCCCCTCCTGGTGAGAAATACCCCCTGAGTTCAGAAAGAGCAACCTTTGGCTCCTCACTTTTTACCAAACCAAGTCGCTTCGCTGGGATTATCACAAGCTCATTAGGAGGGGGATCAGCCTTCTCCCAGATGTCGCGAAGCTCCCTTAGAAAAATGTAAATTGTTGTCTTACCAATCCCTTTCCCTAAGGAGATTATCCTCCTCTCAAGGTCATCCGAATCCGTTGCCCTCCGATGAAGCTCATTCAGCTCACCCCCGTACTCCGCTATCAGCGATCCCATCACCTCAAGCAACTTGGTTGCGGTCTTAAAGTCGTAACGGACATAACCTCCCTCATCGAGTAGCCTGACCAACCCATCCCAACCGGTATCCAATATCGCCTGAGGAGTGATAACCCTCTTCTCCGCAAACACCCGGTAGGTATTCTTCGCTATCGTCTCCGATATCCTTGCGCCAAAGAGGATCGAAGCAAGAAACCAAGAGGAAAGGGCGGAGGAGGAGGCTGAGCGAAGATCAATCCCCAGTTCGGTGGAAAAACAGCCACCCAATCTCTCAACTAGGTACTTGATGAGGTCTTTCTTCGAAACCACGGTGATAAACTAACCCTTCCCACTCAATATCCTTTTCACCTCGGAAAGAGAATAGGTGTTCAGAACATCCTCTCTCTCCAACCAGCCGCGTCGGGCAACCGCCACCCCAAACCGAACGAAGGAAAGCTGGTCTAAATGATGGGCGTCGGTTCCGATGGCAAGCTTCACCCCGAGTTCCTTTGCTCGCCGGGAGTAGACATCATTGAGATCAAGCCGTTGATAGTAGGCGTTTATCTCGAGTATCTTGCCCAACTTCGCCGCTTCGGCTATCACCTCCTCGATATCCACTGCGTAGGGTTCCCGCTCCCCTATTATCCTCCCGGTGGGATGGGCTAAGATATCCACCTCAGGATGGCGAAGCGCCCTTATGATCCTCCTCGTCATCTCCTCACGGGATTGCTTGAATCCAGAGTGAACGGCGGCGATTACAACATCGAGCTTTGTAAGTACTTCGTCGGGGAAATCGAGGGTCCCGTCCATCCTTATATCGACCTCGGCACCAGCAAGCAGGGTTATCCCAGAAACCTCCTCGTTGACCCTTCTTATCTCCTTTATCTCATTTATCAGCATCTCCGGGGTCAATCCACCAGCGAACTTCATCGATTGGGAATGATCAGCAATAACCAGATATTCATAGCCGAGCTCCTTTGCCTTTTCCGCTATCTCTCTTATGCTGGCAGAACCGTCGGACCACTTTGAGTGAACATGGAAATCACCCCGCATCTCATCGTAGCCAACCACCTGAGGGAGTTTACCTTCATACGCCGCCTCTATCTCACCCCTATCCTCTCTGAGCTCCGGCGGTATAAAAGGAAGAGATAAGGCGGCATAAACCTCTTCTTCCTCCTTTCCCGCTATCTTCTCCTCACCTCGGAAGACACCATATTCGTTTATCTTCAGCCCCCTATCCTTGGCGATATTCCTCAGGTGGATATTGTGCGCTTTCGAGCCAGTGAAATACTGGAGGGCAGCACCATAGGAATCTTCGGGAACTACCCTAAGATCTATCTGCATCCCCGAGGAGACGATTACGCTTCCCTTGGTAGTCCCGGAAGCGAGCACTTCCACTACCGGGGGAAGGCTTACAAAGGTATCTATTATCTCTTTAGGATCAGTTCCCGTAGCCAAAATATCGAGATCACCAACCGTCTCCCTCATTCGGCGAAGGCTACCTGCCGGCTCGATCTTGTTCAGTGTCTTACTTCTTTCCTTTAATAGAGAGATGATCTCCTCAACGAGGGGGAGAGCTTGTCCTAATATCTTCCGCCCTTTGCTCTCCCTTAATAGGCGAATACCGCGAAGGATGTTCTCCTCCTTTTTGGGACCCATCCCGAAGAGCTCTCTCAACCTTCCCTCCTTCACTGCCTCTTCGAGGGCAGAGATGGTGCTGATGCCGAGCTTTTTATAAACAAGAGCCACTGTTTTAGGACCCATCCCCGGTATCTTCATCATCTCGATGAGTTCAGCAGGAACCCCCTCCTTCACCTCCTCATACTTGGCGATCCTTCCTGTCTCAAG
It includes:
- the polX gene encoding DNA polymerase/3'-5' exonuclease PolX, whose product is MKNRELADIFEKMADILEFKGENPFKVNAYRKVARVLKDLSEDVAEIAKEGKLEGIPGVGSGIAKKIKEYLETGRIAKYEEVKEGVPAELIEMMKIPGMGPKTVALVYKKLGISTISALEEAVKEGRLRELFGMGPKKEENILRGIRLLRESKGRKILGQALPLVEEIISLLKERSKTLNKIEPAGSLRRMRETVGDLDILATGTDPKEIIDTFVSLPPVVEVLASGTTKGSVIVSSGMQIDLRVVPEDSYGAALQYFTGSKAHNIHLRNIAKDRGLKINEYGVFRGEEKIAGKEEEEVYAALSLPFIPPELREDRGEIEAAYEGKLPQVVGYDEMRGDFHVHSKWSDGSASIREIAEKAKELGYEYLVIADHSQSMKFAGGLTPEMLINEIKEIRRVNEEVSGITLLAGAEVDIRMDGTLDFPDEVLTKLDVVIAAVHSGFKQSREEMTRRIIRALRHPEVDILAHPTGRIIGEREPYAVDIEEVIAEAAKLGKILEINAYYQRLDLNDVYSRRAKELGVKLAIGTDAHHLDQLSFVRFGVAVARRGWLEREDVLNTYSLSEVKRILSGKG